In the Vulpes vulpes isolate BD-2025 chromosome 12, VulVul3, whole genome shotgun sequence genome, AATAGGAGAGTCAAGATTATACCCAAAGAGACACAGTGACACCAAGGAAGAGCTGTTTCTTGGACATGTCAGTGTAGGGAGTCTCTCCAAGGTACTGCCCCTATCACCTTCATGGATGGGCTTATGAGTCACCTCAATGTGAGTAACTTCGAAGTCTGTCTCTTCAAATCGGTCCTTTTGCCTAAATATCAAACTTGTATTTCTGGGCACTTGGTGGGTATTTGCCTTTGCACCTGTCTCCACTGTACTACATTCTCCCTATAATCTCTTTCCTGTTGCTAAGaggagaaaattattattttttttttcaaaaaaaatttttcttatttacttatgatagtcacagagagagggagagagagaggcagagacacaggcagagggagaagcaggctccatgcactgggagcccgacgtgggattcgatccccggtctccaggatcgggccctgggccaaaggcaggcgctaaacctctgcgccacccagggatcctgaggagAAAATTATTGCCATTTACCCTTACACACCTCCATCAGGTTACTATTACGTATTAATTTCATGCCAACATTCATGTCATTTCCTAATGCTTCTCTCTGCACATTTTCAAAACCCAGAGTCTTTCAAGGCTCTGAAGATCCCTTTGACCCTTCTTTGTTCATGTCAAGGGCTTctttatatatctgataaggctTATGGGCCCCTTCCCAGGGCaatgtttttaagagtttaagaGAATATACATTGGATTATAATGGGAAAGAATTAATATTACAATACCTTTATCAAATCCCCAAACTGTAAAGTGTTAACAAATGtgtgtggtttctttttaaagattttatttatttatttgtgaaagacacacagagagaggcagatacatattcagagggagaagcagactctctgccgggaacccaatgtgggactagatcccacaTTGGCtcacgccatgagccaaaggcagatgctcaaccacttaggcACCCTAACagatgtgttttttaattaatcCGTTAGAGTCACAAGATAGCTCTTGTGAGCAAGAATGAACACAGTGTAGAAGGAATAAAGTGTCTAAATGGTCTTGAAAACACTGAGAGCTTCAGTTTACGTGACATGCACACAGGACAGGTCCTGCCCATCACAGTTTGCTGCCTATATTTGTAAGTGGAAGAAATGCTAAGCTTCAATTGAGGGATAGTACAGATAAAGATGGACTTATGTTCTATACAAGTTCCTAGATGTCTTGAATCCTGTCATTGTATCAGAGAGTAAGAACACAACTTGTTGTCTTACTGGCATTTTTCCCATGCACCGCCCACAAACTCAGAAATCAGTTTTAATGAACTATGTCCTCCTCACAGACCCTTGGGGAGAAGCCAAATCCCCACAGTCAACTAGAACCCCACAAACGGATTAGTGCTGAATTCAGTCTTTCAGTGCTTCTTGTTTTTAAGGAGTTCTGGAAAGAAATATGTAGGAAACGAGGATGCTGTTAGGCTCATCATTCCGAGGAGTGATTAGTGAGTGAAGGATCAGAGAAACATCCACAATAATATATCATAATCATTTTGTGAGTGCTTATTTGCGGATAGTAAACGCTTTACGTGGGTTTTCCCTTTGAAAATTCAATGCTCTATGACTTAGACTTTCTTATacatttggaaaggaaaagaagcgAGTATAGCCCGCCCGAGGTCCTGTAGGTAGCACGGCGGCAGGCTGTGTCCAGAGCCGCGTTCTAGGTTATGCCAAAGGCCGGAGCACCAGAACGTGGAGGCGGACACCGCGCTACCTCTAAGCTGTGCATAACTAAGTATACACTGAAGTCGCAGAGTGGAGACTCACAGCAGAACCCGGCTCTCCTCCCTTTGGCCTACAGGCGTTTACAAAGGCTCAGCGCAGCCTTCAGGGTGGAACCTGACTTGACTTTGAAATGTTTAAGGCGATTGTGTCCGTTCCCTCCGCAGGGACCGGACAGCCTGCatcccagccagccagccctccGCAGGGACCGGACACCCATCGGTGGATAACACGAACAGAATCTTAGCAATACAGATAGGATTAGCTTTAAATGTTCTTGAAAACCTCTCCTAGGGACGACAGCGAGGAGGATCTAAATATTTCTGCCCTTGTTTGGGAAATGTGAAGGACGAGGTCTTTGTGGAAAGCGTATGCATTGGTGGCCGGCATAGCGGGTGCCCGGCATAGCGGCTGCAAGTGCTGCAAGGCCACTGCACGGATCACATACTCGAGAGGATTTACGGAATCCCCTTGCCCCGGCACAGACTCCTGCTTGGGGCGCCCGGCCTTCCGGGTCTGCACAGTCTGAGCAAAGGCTAGAAGGGCGATGGGCGGGAACGGAGTGTGGATCCGCCCCTGCGCTTGCGGTTTTCAAACAGGTCCGTCAAATTGTTATAAAAATGCGGCGTGGGGGCAGCTGGTAGTGCCGTGCAGGTTCCGGAGATTCCGGTCTCGTCATGTCAGGCCGCGGCAAGGGCGGGAAGGGGCTGGGCAAGGGCGGCGCCAAGCGCCACCGCAAGGTGCTGCGCGACAACATCCAGGGCATCACCAAGCCCGCCATCCGGCGGCTGGCCCGGCGCGGCGGCGTCAAGCGCATCTCGGGCCTCATCTACGAGGAGACCCGCGGGGTGCTCAAGGTGTTCCTGGAGAACGTGATCCGGGACGCCGTCACCTACACGGAGCACGCCAAGCGCAAGACGGTCACGGCCATGGACGTGGTCTACGCGCTCAAGCGCCAGGGCCGCACCCTCTACGGCTTCGGCGGCTGAGTTGTGAGTTCAGCTCCAGGAAATCCCAGTTTGCAACCAAAGGCCCTTTTCAGGGCCACCTATCTAGTCTACAGAAAGAGGTGCTCACTTTGTACTATCGCTGTGAATTTCTTACTTCCGGCAGATTACACCTAGTTGGGTGTCTCCATTTGCCCAGGCAACTGTGCTCCCCTTCTAAATTTGACCCCTTAGCGCCGGTCAGTCGTGAGGCATCTTGTGGGGGGGAAGGACCTGTCCGCCTCGCCTCCACTGAATTCCATTCAGAGGTTCTGATCTTCCTCCAAGACCACCTAATGTACACGTGCTATAGGTCCACTTAAGAGGTGCTTTAATCGAGTGCCTTCGTTAATTATCGGACATAGTCTTAGGCTTCTGAGGTCCCTTCAGTTAACAGGTGATGGTTCTATGGTCTGCATGCAGCCTATCCTGACTGTGCGAGCCCAGGTTTTTAGGGCTTAAATCCCACCTTGCCTAGTATCAGCAGATTAGGGAGAAATTACGTTGGTTTTCTAGTGAGTTCCCGCTTTCTTGTTCTTAGGTTCTTTAAGCATGCCACAGACTGCCACCTTACCCCTGTATCCTTTGGTGTGATCCCAGTGTGTTTGGTTTTGTGGAGAGTCTTAGAGGTTCCTTGCTGTGTAGGCtggcttccccgccccccccccccccccccccccattaagaTTGTTCACTTGAACAGAATAAACTACACAGCTGGGCGGGTGGCCTTGTAGCCTTAGGCAACATGTCCCAGCTTTCCTGGAACACAGGTAAGAATGTGGCTAAGAGCTCCAAAAGTCAGAAGTCACTCCCAGGTCTGGGCTTTCCCCTTTCCCACCAGGTAAGAAGGTGATCCAACAGTCCCTTGGCAGGGACATCAGGTCCCAGGGGATAGCAGAGCAATGACTTGACGGGAAAAGATCCTGGACTTATCAGGAAGAGCAGAGTTGCCCTTCAGAGGTGAACTGATCACGGTGGATCTGTCCTGTGTGACATGAATAACTCCTTAAAGTTAAAGCTTGAAAGTACAAACTGAGTCTCACATGATTTGGGGGTAAATACAAGCAATGAGGAATTAATTTTCACCCTGATTCAGGAGGAAGTCATGAATTTTTCCTAAGGCCCACTGAAATGTCTTCCATTCACCCATCTGGGTAAATAACAGTACAAGGCCTCAGTATGTAGTAGTCTAGGTCTTTGAGCAAATCATAGGTTAAGTTTACAAGTCCCCAATATCATGTCaggtatatataaaatctatgaaACTGGAAGCCTTGTACAGAGAGAGATTTGTGCTTGTGTTGTCTTTGGttgagtcacttaacctctctgtgtctctgttgccccatctgtaaaatggggaaaacagTAGTATCGACCTTATAGGTTTGGGGTGAATAAAACCAAACCATTTGTCCAGTGCATGGTGCACGGTAAGTGCTCTAGGTTTTCTCTTTGATTATTATTGctgttactattatcattattgctCATGACATTAGGcccagagaaaaagaaggggaCCTATAAATTATGAATACATGCTCTTAAAGTCCTGacctgtctctttctgtctttgtgGTCTGCAGCAAATCACTAACCACTCTCCATCATAGGTAACGTGAGGGTAAGTTAATACTTCTGTGACACTGAGCAGGATAGTGGAGGATGATTAACATGACCATATTTGACTTTACATGTTTCCCTGAGAAGTTGTGAGTGAAATGATGAACGATTTGTGGATGCAACCATAAAAACTCAATTCCAGTTTATTTAAGCAATGTAAAAAACCTTTGAAGGAGATGTTCTCCTACCACCCTGACAAAATTGCTGAGCAGGCAGGACTTTCTGTTCTGTCCTGTTTTCTAGTTTCTAGGAAAGCAAACCTAACTGATCCAGCTGGAGAGGTGCCAGCATCAGTCATCCATGATGACCCAAGACAGAGAGGAACAACATAGTGCGGACACTTAAAGCCTAGGTAAGAGGGAATACTCCTGAAGCTGTCCCCCCGAAATCTGGGTAACTCTTTGTTACCTATAATCCGAATCTCCAGTGAGATCCATTTATCATATGCAAAGGTCATTTTCCTCATCTCATACACATCACCATAGGTTGGCCATGTCCTCTTTCCTGACATACTCTTTTCTTGACTTTTGTGAGTCTATTCTCCTCATTCTCTTCCTAAGCATCTAGAATCTTTGGCTCCCTCCTTTTTCTCTGAAGTTTGAGTCATTCCTTATTCTTTCTCCATGGGTAAATACCAGTGTTAATGTGTGCCAAGCACAGTAAAATTGCCactccaaatatttaaacatttctttgtaCAGTCCCAAAGTTGCCTCTGAATATCAGGTTCATATCTACAACTACTTACTTGACCCTCCAGTGGAATGTTGATGGGGATTTAAAAATGGTCCTGTCCCAGTTTCTGAAACCTCAGCCTGTCCCATGGTTGGTGATCATTCATCCAAGAACTTCAGCCTCATCGTAGGCTGTGGGCAAGCACACAACCTGTGGGCAAGCACACATCTGGTTCCACTCCATCCCCACACCTGGCTCATCCCTAGTCAACTAGACAGAGAGAATGGTTGTATGTGGGTACTGTGGATGTTGAGAAGGATGATGTGAGCTGCCCTTTAAGGAGAGAGTCTGGCACAGTGTCTTCAACACCTGGAAAGTGCTCCATCAATGTCATCCACACTTTTCTTTACCCATGAAACTGTGTTCATCAATGAATTCTTGGGACTTTCTCGTCCATAGCACCTGTAATAATTTCACCAGGGTTATTGCAATAactcttccattctttcttctgcttgtttCTACCTCTAAACCCACAAATACCATTTTCCACACAGCACCCTGAGTGCTTTCAAATTCTAATAGTTTCTCTTGACACAATAATTATCTGGGTGCCTTCTTTGGCCCACAAAGCCCAACATTTTCAGGCACCCGTTTAACCCTCGGTCTTATGTCCTAACACCTGACCTTTGCTTACAAGTCtcccagcctctgagccaccctggatcCCTTCCACCCATGAGCACAAAGTCATCCCTGCCCTAGGACTTTATTGTACCAACAGTCCCTTGCCCTGGACTACCCCCTAGGTCATTGGTTTCCTCATTGGAAGCATCATCTCATCAGTATCAGGGCACctgttttatttcaaatgatttcATAGCGGTGAGAACTGCTATTTGAAATGATTGAGCTGAGGCATCAGTGTGATGATGATCTCTCCTCTCCCACCGGGATCTCAGGCCCAGAGAGCGGTCTCTTGTCCAACACTTCCTGCTGTAGCTTAATACCTCACACAGAGGAAATCAATATCTGACCAAATAAAGGAATTGCTTCAACTctcctctgatttttctttcctcatttttaaataagattttatttgagagagatcgaGAGCACAAGAGTGGGGTgggtgtagagggagaagcagattctcctccgagcagggagcccaaatgtggggcttgaacccaggtccctgggatcataacctgaggtaaaggcagatgctgaactgacagagccacccaggcactcctgattTTCCTTTCCTCATATGTCATAAGCTCAACTTTACCATCAgaaccccccccaccaccccccccccccacacacacacacaggaagggcTTTTGTTTGGCTTGTTCTCCATGTATCAGATGTTCTCAAAGCAGAGTAGCTACAAGCAACATTTGTATCTGTGGAAACTTGTTAGGAAGCCAAGTTCCCAGATTTTGCCCAGAGCCAAGGAACAGAATCTCTGGGAGTGGGTCCAGTAATCTGTCCTCCAGCAAGcctccaggtgattttgatgcacTCATAAGGTTAGAAGCCCTGCTCTGAATCCCCAGGACACAATTAAGTGCTTGGCACCTGGGTAGGAATGACCAAATGGatgctctttctttctgcctagaAGGCTTTGTATCAGGCGGTGCCATgacaccacccctcccccccttttctCTAACGTTTTTCAGTGTTGTCTGGGTCTCCCCTTGCTGGTTGTCCTGTGCTCCAGGGAAGGCAGAGTTTCTCACTAGTCTCAGGGATCAGGTCCTGATTCAATGGCAGTAGTCCTGAGGGTCCCAGCCATTTAGTAATGATTAGTCTGGGGCTGGGAATCCAGCCAGTCCTTTGTGGCCGGCTGTGAGAGACTTTATTAGTGTGGCTCAGCTTCTCCAATAGCGTTTTGATTGAGCAGAAAGGTGAGTTGTTGATTTAAAAAACTGTGCGTCCGTGTGTTTGTTAGGGATGCAGTGGAGTTAAGGACATTTCAGgcagagaacattttaaaatcctgGAGGCTGGAGATGTCACAGGGAATTCCTGAcagtgaaaaaaagcaaaccaagaagaaaagagaatactaataataaaaaaattagggaaatagcaagagggaaagaatcctctgAGGTTTGGTTTGAGTTTTAGGTGAGGGGCAGGGTATGGGCTCGATTTCTGATTTTGTGCAGCAGGGGAGGGGTCCCTGAAAGGCCCTGAGAGGAATAATACATGAGCAGGTGGGCTCCCTCTGGTATGGGAAGTAGATTCTCTACGCACAGGAGAGTTTTGGTATTATCTCAGAATGGAACAAGAGGATCAGAATTTGAAGTGCAGTTTTAATTTGGCAACCTGAAAATACTTGTTTCCTTGTGATTGTTTGCCTTTTTGGGAGAATAAGGGATAGAGGAGGACAGAGTTAGCTATTCCTGGGTGCGTTAGGTCTTTCCGTTTACAGGTGAGGTGTTCTGGACCCAATCCTTCTCACCTAACTTCGAAAAGGAAGCCTCCACATGGCAGCGTGCGGAGAAATGAAGCAAGGAGACCgattctacttttaacttttggGGTGTAGGCTCTTGGGCATCAGGTCTCACAATCCACAAACCTTCCAGACCTTGGTGTCCCGCATCACAATGTTAAAACGCACATCCTGCTCTTCTCCGCTCTCTGAGCCCGGGTGTCGGGTCTTCTCTCCGGGATCACTGagctggggggccggggctggAGACAGGACAGGTGGACGGCTCAGAGGGGACTCGCCCGTGACAGAAAAGGTTGGACTCGGGGTGCTGAGCCAGCCTTCTCCTCCTGTGGCTGCGCTAGGGAGGAGACGGAGGCGCCTGAAGGCCCAGAAAGGTCTTCGCAGGTCATGTGGGAGTCAGGGACCCTGAGAGCGGGAGAGGAACGCAGTCTCCCCCATAACCCCTAAGCATCAAATATAACGAACCCCTTTTCAGAGCAGCTGAGGAAGGAAAGGGTACAGCCACGCCTGCTAACTCTACGGACCTGTGTCCTCACTGGAGCGTTCAGCCGCCCAACACACTTACAGACCCGCAGCAGGTGTCCAGCCAGGTCCCTGATAGCCCGGAGCAGGCgagtgggacagagggaggcggggaggaATCCGAGCCACACAAGGAACCCGGGGTCGCGAGCCCTGTGGCACCAAAGAGGAAACCTCGCCTGTAGAAGGCGCGCTTTTCAAAGGTCCCTGTGGCCGTCCCCAC is a window encoding:
- the LOC140594613 gene encoding histone H4 — protein: MSGRGKGGKGLGKGGAKRHRKVLRDNIQGITKPAIRRLARRGGVKRISGLIYEETRGVLKVFLENVIRDAVTYTEHAKRKTVTAMDVVYALKRQGRTLYGFGG